TTGAGTTCATCGTTGGGCCTCTCTTTGGGTTGTGGCCAATGGTGTCAGTCGGGGCTCTTCATGAGCCTTCGACCACGAAAATCTGTAAAAAATGGAATACCGTTGTGGAACATCGTCGATTCCCCCACGACTCCACGGCCGGCAACGCAGTAATCTCAGCACGGCGAGCACTCCCCCTTTG
The window above is part of the Bifidobacterium longum subsp. infantis ATCC 15697 = JCM 1222 = DSM 20088 genome. Proteins encoded here:
- the yidD gene encoding membrane protein insertion efficiency factor YidD yields the protein MTASFKAVMIGGVRWYQQRISANTPPCCKYYPTCSNYAIEALERYGAFKGGVLAVLRLLRCRPWSRGGIDDVPQRYSIFYRFSWSKAHEEPRLTPLATTQREAQR